The Musa acuminata AAA Group cultivar baxijiao chromosome BXJ1-8, Cavendish_Baxijiao_AAA, whole genome shotgun sequence genomic sequence TCGGGGATCTTTTGCTATAGTGTTTATGGACTCGGGTGTCCAATCCACGAGAGCAACCTCCTTTGATAAGTATGTGATATATATCTTTGCAAGCGTTCCATGAATCGAGCACACACGACTTTGGTCCCTACTATTagataaaaagaaaattcatttcTAAGTCGGAAGAATCTGattgttgagagagagagagagagagagagagagagagatcccaaAGAAACcggaaaaaataaaagagagaaaataaattACAACCCTTATTACAATGTTGAGGAGGTGTTCGGCAACACCTCTTTGGGATCTTATTTATAACCCTAAGTCAATCTTagattaataatttttattcttGATTAAACATAAACTTTTAATTTATCTCAAACTCTTAatctaatattatttaaatttaaattatttatttatttatttatttattttatctcaaACATAAGCATTTGAGCACCTACGAAAATTACTTAAAAGTctacaaaaaatattaaattaagaaaacaaTTTAGAGattataatttaagttttaatgGAATTATAGTAGGAGTTTGTGTTTAATTAGGGGTAGAAAACTATGGATATAGGGTTGATTTAGAGCTACAAATAACACCATGTACACCCCTCCCTATTAACCATAACCCAAAAGAGGTGTTGTCGAGCACCTCAACATTGTAAAAAGGGTTATGTAAGTTAAATTTCTTTTTcaaccaaggatttaaatttttaaaatatatataaaaaatttcatattcttttagaGAAAATGTATCTAAGTTTTTCtactaacatcatcaataaaagtgagaatttttttttattactaaATAAGATTGGATCGATTGACCCATAAATATCTAAATGAATAATTTCCAATGACTTTTCTTtcttctattattatttttaggaAAGGACTGATGATGTTGTTGTCCTATAATAAATACATCATTCACATCATCTTTTTCTCATACAGTATTttcaaatcattaaaatatagATAACAAACCATAAATGTTATAATCAAGATTCATCTTTCATAATTGAACTAAAACAGGAATAATCATaaatattcaaagaaaatatcatatttttggTCATCTAAATAGTAGCAATAAATTGACTTTTATCGTCCTTTATCGATTCTAATAAGTATTTTATCCACACATTTAGTATCAATTATATAGTCATCACCAAACTTCACCTTTCaaataaataattcataaaaaaagacTTCTATTTCTAGTTTTGTGATTACTAACTCGAGTGTTCAAATATCATATACTATCAAAGAAATTTTCTATTTGATCACATATCTATCGAAGATTTTTACAtgtgtctttttttttctttatcaataTAATTTACATGTTCTTCGGAGGATCTAAAGATATTCATAATTGTAATAATCATAATTATTGTAATTATACTATTGAATTTGGGTCTTATCTATATTGTGATTATCACGTAGTTCTGTTGTTAGTTTGATTTTGGTCATCTTTATGATTTTCATTGGTGCCTTTGTCTTTGTCTTGATTATCACACCTTTCTCTACCTTTATCTTGATCACCGTCTCATCTTTTATTAAAGTAGTCATCATTTGGTATTTTTGATTGTAGATTTTGTTCATGTTATGTATATTTATTGATTCTTTATTCGTGGACCATCAACGAACCTATCGGTTCATCGATGTTCATCTCCGCAAGATCTTTGAACTCCTTGATCGATAAACTATATGCTCAAATTTAAATGTTAGTGACTCAAGAATCTTTTTCATAATTATAACATTAATAATCCCTTCACAATTAGTTTTTATTCTAGTATGTGATGgccaaaatatgagaaaattaatCTAAAATAAATTTAGTTTGATTCATTTTTAAACCTTCAAGCTCTGATTTGAATGCTTACTTAGTCATACCTTGATAAATCTTGTGAAGGATGGACCAAATATCATATAAAGTTTGAGCTATTGAGATCTTTTCAAAAATGTTGGGTTCTATGGATCTTCGTCTTGTTTATTAGGTTTTGTAAAATCTTTGTCAATAATATCTCAAATATCTTGATACTTAAAAAAATACCTTCATTTAAGAATGAATTATATTATCGAATTATACTGAAGACAACTTCGAGTTacgattaattcaaatagttaggattagataaaataaaaaataaaattttagattaaaataaatatatgaggTTGAAAAGATTTATTGGGATATgatggatttttttattttttaaaaaaatcttatactTTATTTTTGGCtaatataaatagatatttttGGATAAATCCAAAGTCCTAGTTCTTTCTAATATTATCTTCCCCTTGTTCTTGAAGATCTACATAAATTCATTTTATTTATAATCTTAAACCAATCCTAGATCAATAATATCTTACTCCTAATTAGATACAAACTCTTGATTTCTCTCAAACTCCTAATCtaatttcatttaaatttaaatgacagTATCTAACACTGTTCCACAGCAATTGCGAACTGGCTTTGCTCGTAAGCAAGCTAGAGACAGAAAGCATCACTAGGGCAAGGTGTCTAACGAAGCAATGGCGCCTTTGCCTCGCAATTAGAGAAGGTATAGTATTGGGAGCCACATTTGGCGACGTGCAAAAGGACTTGGGGGATTCGTTCGCATGGAAAGCCGAGTCGTGCTGAAAGATGAGATGCTTAACTTGCTCATCGGGCACCTGCCTCGATGTGCTGCTTCCAGCCGGTTACTTGACATGCAGCAAGAAGAAGGGAAAGCTTTGAAGCACACGTAAAGCACAATTGTATCTGATTAAGAGGGGTCTTATTGGAGCAGCTTGACGGTCAAGTACCTTCGATGCAAAGTTTGCCGGATGCTGAGGATTAAGAAAAGCTTCGTTACTCGTATATATATAAGTGGCAAGCTCGCGAAGATAAAAATGCCAGCGAAGAACAAGTGAGAGAGAGGGTGGATGATCGCTCATCGAGCTTCTTGTTGACGGTAACTCCCTCGCCTTCGAACTCCATTGCACGTCTAAGCCCATATATACTTGTTGCAAATATTCTCTCGAGATGTACTGGTGCAGGCTGCATGAATTACAAGTTCGTAATGGCATTTAGCGTAGGCATTAGGACACCTTCCGGTTTTCGTTTCTATACCGTAATAGGTTTTGCCTGATGGATGATTATTTGCTGCTGTCTCAGCAGTCTAAATTCagtgtattatttttatgttcctagaataatacatacatatatacatatatacatacatatatacgagTCTTTTCTTGAGATATACTGTTAGACTTGTTAGTTTCTATCACTTCTTGAGATATATTGATCGAAATTAGCCTCACTTGTATGATcctcatattattatttttttttcaaaagtgtaATAAATATTAACTTAAAAGAGAGTGAACATATTCAATGCTTTTTATCATaagtatttaaaataatatttaaaaaaaataatgtaatatatcttatctaattagataggacTACACAATCTAATATAACCCATGTGTcgtttcataaaataaaatagattCTTTAGTTGACCAACCAATCAAACACATTCGTTGTCTTCACTAAGAGATATGAACAATTTTACACCTATGAAAGAATTCCAGGATAGATCTAACTTTAATTGATGAGAATCACGACCATATTCACTGAATTGGACTCCAATAATTGATTGTACCCTTTCATCAATAGTAAGCCCTTGGAGCACCGCAAACATCTCTATATAAAGGCAATCTTTGTCTTCCAAGAAATTGCACCCACCACTCTATAAAAACAATCTTTGTCCGCATCAAACGATTACTAAACAAACATTTTCATCAATAGTAAGTCCTTGCTTGTTGAAGGTTTAATGTTCATCACCATGAGGTGGTTCTAATCAAACATTTTGGCACTCGATTGTTTCATCATCCATTTTAGCATTACTCAAAATATTCTGATGATGATCCAGTGGGCAAGAAGACCTATCAATTTGGCTCATCATCGTACATGAGGATTACGTACCCAATTGTAGTTTCACCGGATTTTTAAGCTTTATGACCCCTTTACTCGCACCGGTTTTTGACTTGATACTTCTTCTGAATCACCTATCGATTAAGGACTATATTCATACAATCTAGAAGAAGCTCAGGGGATGATCGAATGGTTGAATTGGGGTGAGACGACTAGAATGTTCATACATAGTGGTTGGATGATACTAAGTACAACCTAGAAGAAGCTTAGGAGATGAACGAATGCTTGCTGAAGTGATGAACATGATCGATGTCAGACAGGTTTTATCTTCTTTTACGAATTAACTCTTTATGTATGTGATCCGATTATTCTGGGTTCTTAATAATAGATTCAGCAAATGATTGAGACATTATGCTTTGTCATAATCATGTGTTCTTAGTTTCAGTTGTGGTATTGTGGTCGATTAGCACTCGGTCAAGCAACATGACGGTGGACTTGGATTTGAAGCGTGTGTTGTTGGAGGTTCTACCGTCGTCTGCAGTGAGGGCGCAGGTGGAGGAGTTGGGTGTCCGAAACCATGCCGAAATGATTCGTGGCAGCCTCTGGGTCATCCATGGTGTGATAATGGACGCCCAGCTACGGGCGATGGAGGAGTTGGTCTTAGAGGCACGGGTGAAGGATGTGGGAGAATGGGTGACGGATGTGCGTGTGGCCGTTTTGGACTTCGAAGGCCTGCTTGGCCGGATCGTAACATGGCAACCGACGGGGACGTTTAATCGCTTGCAGCGCTGCTACTCCCTAGACGACGACGACAAAGGGGCGTCTCGCGATGCTATCCTGATAAAGCTCAAGGATACAGCAGCCAGGTTGAATATCCTTGTGAGCAGGGCGCGTGAGTTGAATCTTCGGAAGGAGATGATGGATTCTATGGACCCATGCGAGGCAGAGTTCTCCGCCAACTTGAAGGCTGAGATTGTGGGCAGAGACGAGGTTATAGAAGATTTCATTGGGAAAATTCGGCAGCGACAACAAGTGTCCACGGATTCTGTGCCCCTGATCGTCAACATAAAGGGTCGCAAAGGAATGGGGAAGACGACCGTCGCTCGGATGATCTACCATCATCGCTGGGCGCGCGAGCAGTTCAGTCATCGAATCTGGGTAGACCCGCACGGCTTTCTCTCTTTCGATCCCATGAGGATCGCGACTCACCTTGCCGATTCCATGACGAAGAAACCGTGCAGCCATTTGGAGCGCCACCTGCATGGCATCTGGAAACTCGTCAAGGAAAGTCTCCGAGGCAGCAAATACCTTCTCGTCCTGAATGACATCAGGAAAGAAGAGTTTTCGGAAGGTAACAAGTGGGATAAATTGCATAACATCCTCTTGCGTGAGGGCGGGGCGGGGAGTACGGTCATAATCGTGTCTTCCGAAGATGTGGAATTAAATCGAGAAATGATGGAATTCGACGTCCGGCGCCTATCGAAGAAAGATTGGGAACAAGTGTTCGTGAGACACGCGGTGATCCAccctgaggaggaagaggaggcttcTTCGGCGGCAAAGCTACTTCCACGTGCCATCCTACGCACCGGCAATCCCTTGCATGCTAAGCTTCTGGCCTCGGTTTTCTTCAGGCTCACAGAGCGGAGTCGGTGGGAAGCAATGGCGCGTGCTGTTCATCATATTGTCAAATCCATCGGCTACTTCGATCCTTTTCATCTGTTTGACCACCCCATAGTACGAGATGCTACTGAGGAGAAGCTGTCTCACGACGAAGGCTCCAAACCACCTTCAAGCGGGTATGTGCAGTCCCCACCGGTTCCGAGATTCGTCAACCTGCGTTTCTTCTCCCTCTATCTTCTTCTATCCCGGGACGAACGGAGACACCTGTATTACTCCTTCTTTCCACCGGGCTACACCTTTGATTTCCAGGACTTACTGCAGATGCTCACTGCCGAAGGCTTCATACCACATTCAACCGACAAAGCGGCAGCAATCGAGCATCTGCAGCGCGAAGTACAGTCGTCGATGTCGAGGACTAGCCGGTTTTCAGTACTCGATCACTACTGTGGCCAGTTGTGCTTACCCGTTGATTGGAAGACACGGGCACTGCTGACGCCCTTGCCTTATTTTCTCAGACCTTCGATTTTAATCGTGGAGGAGGAGAATGCCTTGATGGATCGGAAATGCCAAACTGCACAGATCCCACGACACGAGTCGACCAAGCTCACAGTTGCGCATGTCCTGGATCCGCTAGCTACCCAGATCCTGAAGCTACCCGAGGAACACCAGTTGCTCAACCTCAGGTACCTCAACCTTTCGCAGACAAAGCTCAAAAAATTCCCTGATCCCATCTGCTACCTTGGGAATTTGCTGACCTTGAAGTTAGATCACTGCCAACAGCTTAAGCAACTCCCGGAACAGATCCACGACCTTGGAAAATTACAGGTATTGAATCTGGCCTACTGCACAAAGCTTCGGAAGTTACCCAATACGATCACAAGCCTCGTCAACTTACAAGAGTTAGACCTTGAAGGCTGTCACTCGCTCATCGAGTTACCTCAAGGTTTGAACAACATGAAATCACTGACGGAGCTGAATCTGCACCGATGTTCTTCCTTGACTCGAATGCCCCGTAAAATGAAGCAGCTGCGTAACCTCCACAAGTTATCTGGATACACTGCAGTGGACAAGCTTGGAAAAGCCATCCGGGAGATGCATGCTTTGGTGAATCTGGAAGAGCTACTACATCTACGAAGCCTGGAGGAGCTGCATCTACGAAGCCTCGAAGGAGTGTCAAAGCCGGAGGACGCTGAAGCCGCGAAGCTGGAGGAGAAACCAAACCTTCGGAGTTTGGTGTTACAATGGGGATGCCAGAAAATGGACGACGGTACCGAAGCATCTGCTGGCTCATCGTCGTCGCAAGTAATCGAAGCCCTCCGACCCAACATAAGTTTGCGGAAACTCGAGATCATTACTTACACGGGCGAGGCATTTCCAAGTTGGATGGGAATCAAACAAGAATATCACTGCACCTTGGTGGAGATCAAACTAATCAACCTCAGAAGATGCGGGAGTCTACCAGCTCTCGGGGAATTAGCTCGTCTTAAGATCGTCGAAATCAGCGGGATGCAGAAGATCAGCTCCGTGGATGATAAATTCTACGGTGACAATGGCAGATTTTCCACGTTGGAAAAGCTCACTTTCTCTGAAATGCCTAACCTAGAGAAATGGCAGACGGTGGTGAGAAAAAAAGACTTGTTTCCTAAGCTCGCGGAGTTGACACTGATCGAGTGCCCAAAGTTGGAGAAACTAGAGGTGCGCCTGTCACAAGTTAAAAGATTGAACATTTGGTTGGACAATGGTCGGCTGTGGACGCCGACGCCGTCTAACTTCGAGGGTTGGGACAACCTGGAGGAGTTGGAGATGGTTGGGTGCACACAGCTGAGGAATTTACCAGAGGATATAAAGAATTTTAAGCGCCTCGAGAGTTTGAGACTCGTTGGATGTGAAAACATCATCTCTTTACCAGTTTGGCTAAAAGGATACGAGGAAACGCTCCCCTTGAAGATTTCTGATGGTACGGCACTCATATGCGTGCCGAAGGCTTCAAATCTGCGTGAAGATCATCCCAATCGGCATTGGTCGTATGATCAAGATCGTCATTACCTGTTCAACATGACTGCTGAAGACGAAGATCAACAGGATGAGGACGAAGATCAACCCAATCTGCCTCATACGGATGAAGATCATCAAGATCGTCATAACCTGTCCGACACAACTGATGAGGACCGTCATAGCTCGCCCGACAACTGATGAAGATCACACCAAGTTGCCTCATATAACCAATGATGATCATCCTAACCTATCTGGTAGAGCTAGTGAGGATCATCTCAATCTGCCCCATATAACCGATGAAGACTCTCCTAACCTGCCTCATATAACTGATGAAGATCATCCCAACCTATCTCATATAACTGATGAAGATCGATCCAGCTTGTCCCATATAACTGCTGAAGACCATCCCAATTCATCCCATATAACTAATGAAGATCGTCGCCTCATATAATTAATGAAGATCATCCATCTCATATAACTGATGAAGAACATTCTGACCTATCCCATAATCCAGGCCTTATAACCGATGCCAGTGAGGAGAAATACTGGGGAGGCTCTCTGAGTCACCTCGCTCTGTTGTCACAGTTCTGTTTGGTACACATACATGGTTTGGCCTTTTGCATGTCGTGTAAGATTTATGGACTTGTATGTATTTATTGATGAATAAGGTTGCATTACTGTTTGAATGGTATAATTGAGGTGAGAATCAATTCTTATGACGGCCATAAAAGAGTGTGAAAGAGGCATGAGAACATTTAGTATTGAGGTAGAATGACTATAAAACATTTATTGCCCTTTCTTTCGCATTCAACCTATTATAGCTGGTTCAGGTTGCAAACCTATCTTCTTTGCGGCGTAGATTTCGCAATGAAAGTATCTAATTTACAGATTCGTATGAATGTTAATTCCTCGGCTTCTGTGCCTGTCTCTCCGTGTATAAATGGAAATGCAAATCGATCAGATTCACAtggatgtcaaaaaaaaaaaaaaatataaaatctttTGGCCGAAGCAATAATCGGAGAGGATGCTTCCGAGAGCACAAAGTGATGTGGTCGAACGACTATTCAAAGTCAGCGTACAGCGGCCCCAAAGGGAGACGAGAAGTTGTGTTCAGACTATGGCAAACTAACGAGAGAAGATAAAGCAGAAGCATATGGTAGCAGCTCGTCTTCGATTCCGCCTCCGTCGAAGAAGAGAATAGATCAGGCACGAGTCCAGTACTTCTCCGCCGCGTACCACAAATAATACGCATGGGAatggagaagagaagggagacGGAGTGGGGCGGCGAGCTCGCCAGGCTCCCGGAGGAGTGCGTCGCCCTCGTGCTCTCCCACACCTCGCCTCGCGACTCCTGCAGGTCGGCGCTCGTCTCCTCCGCTTTCCTCTCCGCCGCCAATTCCGACGTCCTGTGGGAGCGATTCCTGCCGTCGGACTACGCCGACATCCTGTCTCGCGCCGTCCACCCCGTGGAGTACTCCTCCAAGAAGCAGCTTTACATCCGCCTCTGTGACTCCATCCTCCTCGACGACGGCAAAGTAGTACGTCCATCAACCGCGTATCCTCATCTCATCTCTTAATTCCCCCCAAAAAaccgaagagaagaaaagaaaaatcttCTTCAAAACTAATTCTATCCGAAACATCATAGAGCTTTCGGCTGGAGAAGTCAACGGGAGGGAAGTGCTACATGGTATCTGCTGAAAGCATGACCATCATATGGGGTTACGAGTCTCGATACTGGAGATGGGTTCCTCATCCCGAGTCCAGGTAAGTCCATCCATGAACTCGACGAGGAACAGATAAACTCaagcatttttttttctctttttttttctttgaagtaaaTGACGAAGGTATGATCCGATCCGAGTTTAGATCTTACCAACTAAGCTAGCTGGCAAACTTAAATTATAGTTAATTGTGTATTATATAAGGAAGGAATCAATTGACCAACGTATGTTGATAAGGGATCATTTATGAGCtccaaaagatatttttgagggtAAGAGAAATCTAGCGGACGTATGAGCACCTTATCAATATACATAATGCATCCACTTAGGGTGACTTTTCTTTGACGTTGGAGTATTAATGAGGGATAATTATCTCCAAATGGCAAATACCGTCATTAGTTAGCTATGAAAAGAGTGGGTTGGCATTAGACAAATGTTTACTGGTGTCAATTTGGAGAGATCATCGTTCATTCTTTATAGGGATAAGACTGCTTCATTATCATTACAGGTTCGCTAAGGTGGCAGAGCTTCTTTCCGTTTGCTGGTTGCACATCCGTGGCTCAATGAACTGCCGGTTACTCTCTCGGAGGACACGCTACGTTGTTTGTATTGTCTTCAAGCTGACCCCTGGCTCGCACGGCCTCGGCGATCCTCCTCAAAAAGCCTCCGTGAAGTTGGGATCATATGCGTCGGAAAGCTTCATCCGCTTACAAccagatgacgacgacgacgacgacgacgagtctGAGGAAGAGGGTGAAGAGGAGAAGCCAGCGGTGGAAGGAGAGGACGCGAAGACGCGGTTGAGAGAGGATGGCTGGATGG encodes the following:
- the LOC135588872 gene encoding putative disease resistance protein RGA3; its protein translation is MTVDLDLKRVLLEVLPSSAVRAQVEELGVRNHAEMIRGSLWVIHGVIMDAQLRAMEELVLEARVKDVGEWVTDVRVAVLDFEGLLGRIVTWQPTGTFNRLQRCYSLDDDDKGASRDAILIKLKDTAARLNILVSRARELNLRKEMMDSMDPCEAEFSANLKAEIVGRDEVIEDFIGKIRQRQQVSTDSVPLIVNIKGRKGMGKTTVARMIYHHRWAREQFSHRIWVDPHGFLSFDPMRIATHLADSMTKKPCSHLERHLHGIWKLVKESLRGSKYLLVLNDIRKEEFSEGNKWDKLHNILLREGGAGSTVIIVSSEDVELNREMMEFDVRRLSKKDWEQVFVRHAVIHPEEEEEASSAAKLLPRAILRTGNPLHAKLLASVFFRLTERSRWEAMARAVHHIVKSIGYFDPFHLFDHPIVRDATEEKLSHDEGSKPPSSGYVQSPPVPRFVNLRFFSLYLLLSRDERRHLYYSFFPPGYTFDFQDLLQMLTAEGFIPHSTDKAAAIEHLQREVQSSMSRTSRFSVLDHYCGQLCLPVDWKTRALLTPLPYFLRPSILIVEEENALMDRKCQTAQIPRHESTKLTVAHVLDPLATQILKLPEEHQLLNLRYLNLSQTKLKKFPDPICYLGNLLTLKLDHCQQLKQLPEQIHDLGKLQVLNLAYCTKLRKLPNTITSLVNLQELDLEGCHSLIELPQGLNNMKSLTELNLHRCSSLTRMPRKMKQLRNLHKLSGYTAVDKLGKAIREMHALVNLEELLHLRSLEELHLRSLEGVSKPEDAEAAKLEEKPNLRSLVLQWGCQKMDDGTEASAGSSSSQVIEALRPNISLRKLEIITYTGEAFPSWMGIKQEYHCTLVEIKLINLRRCGSLPALGELARLKIVEISGMQKISSVDDKFYGDNGRFSTLEKLTFSEMPNLEKWQTVVRKKDLFPKLAELTLIECPKLEKLEVRLSQVKRLNIWLDNGRLWTPTPSNFEGWDNLEELEMVGCTQLRNLPEDIKNFKRLESLRLVGCENIISLPVWLKGYEETLPLKISDGTALICVPKASNLREDHPNRHWSYDQDRHYLFNMTAEDEDQQDEDEDQPNLPHTDEDHQDRHNLSDTTDEDRHSSPDN
- the LOC135680643 gene encoding F-box protein PP2-B11-like; this translates as MGMEKRRETEWGGELARLPEECVALVLSHTSPRDSCRSALVSSAFLSAANSDVLWERFLPSDYADILSRAVHPVEYSSKKQLYIRLCDSILLDDGKVSFRLEKSTGGKCYMVSAESMTIIWGYESRYWRWVPHPESRFAKVAELLSVCWLHIRGSMNCRLLSRRTRYVVCIVFKLTPGSHGLGDPPQKASVKLGSYASESFIRLQPDDDDDDDDESEEEGEEEKPAVEGEDAKTRLREDGWMEMELGDFYSEEGDDGNVEVNLRETEGLNWKRGLIVQGLEFRPRI